In a single window of the Centroberyx gerrardi isolate f3 chromosome 17, fCenGer3.hap1.cur.20231027, whole genome shotgun sequence genome:
- the haus2 gene encoding HAUS augmin-like complex subunit 2, which translates to MSQLTQDLCVFSVSPAASLLVRCVSRGALSQEEIDSASGQSSAFSPQLLQAEQQIQTRRRLDELQLQMELLQAEKESADITHPLYLSGRFQVLQRFSSHLQQVLQEQVVLRQRLMRLLAGSSLPLQAELHRCVCEAVKLLLDFIGNLEEKLSAVRSRPAGAAHLDRLNASLAQLLAQVVEVENLSYQVLQWKEVRSSLLTDSSA; encoded by the exons ATGAGCCAGCTGACCCAGGACCTGTGTGTGTTCTCGGTGTCTCCTGCTGCCAGCCTGCTGGTCAGGTGTGTGTCCAGAGGAGCGCTGAGccag GAGGAGATAGACTCCGCCTCCGGGCAGAGCTCCGCCTTCTCCCCTCAGCTCCTGCAGGCGGAGCAGCAGATCCAGACCAGGAGGCGGCTGGACGAG TTGCAGCTgcagatggagctgctgcaggcgGAGAAGGAGAGCGCCGACATCACACACCCGCTCTacctga gTGGGAGGTTCCAGGTTCTGCAGCGGTTCTCCAGCCACCTGCAGCAGGTTCTGCAGGAGCAGGTGGTTCTGAGACAGAGGCTGATGAGGCTGCTGGCCGGAAGCAGCCTGCCgctgcaggcagagctgcacag gtgtgtgtgtgaggcggtgaagctgctgctggactTCATAGGAAACCTGGAGGAGAAGCTGAGCGCCGTGCGGAGCCGTCCGGCCGGCGCCGCCCACCTGGACCGCCTG aaTGCCTCTCTCGCCCAGTTACTGGCTCAGGTGGTTGAAGTGGAGAATTTGTCCTATCAGGTTCTCCAGTGGAAGGAAGTCCGCAGCAGCCTGCTGACTGACAGCTCCGCCTGA
- the lrrc57 gene encoding leucine-rich repeat-containing protein 57: MGNSALKSHLETSQKTGVFQLTGKGLPEFPEELQRLTSNLRTVDLSGNKIEVLPAAIGNFLQLKSLTLNSNKLTVLPGEMGKLKKLETLSLSGNRLQQLPASLGQLRALRTLCLAGNQFREFPPGLGTLRHLDLLDLSRNHIQNVPAEVSELQAIEINLNQNQISMLSAEVSRCPRLKVLRLEENCLELTSIPLSILGASQVSLLSVEGNLFEVKRMRDLEGYDKYMERFTATKKKFT, from the exons ATGGGGAACAGCGCTCTGAAGTCTCACCTGGAAACTTCCCAGAAGACCGGAGTCTTCCAGCTGACTGGGAAGGGACTGCCAGAG ttcccGGAGGAGCTGCAGCGGCTGACCTCTAACCTGCGGACGGTGGATCTGTCCGGTAACAAGATCGAGGTTCTTCCTGCTGCGATTGGAAACTTTCTGCAGCTGAAGAGTTTGACGCTCAACTCCAACAAACTCA CTGTTCTGCCCGGTGAGATGGGGAAGCTGAAGAAGCTGGAGACCCTCAGTCTGAGCGGGAACCGGCTGCAGCAGCTGCCCGCCTCGCTCGGCCAGCTGCGCGCGCTGCGGACCCTCTGCCTGGCCGGGAACCAGTTCCGAGAGTTCCCCCCCGGCCTGGGAACCCTGAGGCACCTGGACCTGCTGGATCTGTCCCGGAACCACATCCAGAACGTTCCGGCCGAGGTCTCGGAGCTGCAGGCCATCGAGATCAACCTCAACCAGAACCAG aTCTCCATGTTGTCGGCGGAGGTTTCTCGGTGTCCCCGGCTGAAGGTTCTCCGTCTGGAGGAGAACTGTCTGGAGCTgacctccatccctctgtccatccTGGGCGCCTCCCAGGTGTCCCTGCTGTCTGTGGAGGGGAACCTGTTCGAGGTGAAGAGGATGAGGGACCTGGAGGGCTACGACAAG TACATGGAGCGCTTCACCGCCACCAAGAAGAAGTTCACCTGA